From a region of the Theobroma cacao cultivar B97-61/B2 chromosome 8, Criollo_cocoa_genome_V2, whole genome shotgun sequence genome:
- the LOC18592583 gene encoding serine/threonine-protein kinase STY8 isoform X2, whose product MDLTEGVGESSSPPRSFGSFNSYDVRNDVFNRLVETGHEEAISNPDFRDHLDSHFNRLPASYGLDVNMERVEDVLLHQKLLASAKDPDKRPVYHIRFLENLCTKADANDDQQFINSFSAQRPFDDGDSEKVVPSHKRSRDHAVDFEPCSKLEDLNLDVRKNSKCVEDRYLTENFSKRQDIVHIPIHEVIFSTTDRPKLLSQLSALLSDIGLNIREAHVFSTTDGYSLDVFVVDGWPVEDTDGLYKAMEKAVARSKGSLSGSLHSQSAVDDASAAQEKSGDWEIDRRLLKIGERIASGSCGDLYRGIYLGQDVAVKILRSEHLNDALEDEFAQEVAILREVQHKNVVRFIGACTKSPNLCIVTEYMPGGSLYDYLHKNHNVLKLSQLLKFAIDVCKGMEYLHQNHIIHRDLKTANLLMDTDNVVKVADFGVARFQNQGGVMTAETGTYRWMAPEVINHQPYDQKADVFSFAVVLWELVTAKVPYATMTPLQAALGVRQGLRPDLPEAAHPKLLDLMQRCWEAAPDKRPSFSEITAEFETLFEEVKVEF is encoded by the exons ATGGATTTGACGGAAGGAGTCGGAGAGAGCTCGTCGCCGCCCAGAAGCTTCGGTAGCTTCAACAGCTACGATGTCAGAAACGACGTTTTCAATCGCTTAGTTGAAACCGGCCACGAAGAAGCCATTTCTAATCCTGACTTTCGTGACCATTTAGATTCTCACTTCAATCGCTTGCCTGCTag TTATGGACTTGATGTTAATATGGAGAGAGTGGAAGATGTTTTGTTGCATCAGAAACTACTTGCATCAGCGAAGGATCCGGACAAGCGGCCGGTTTATCATATCCGCTTCTTAGAG AACCTTTGCACCAAAGCAGATGCAAATGATGatcaacaatttataaattctttttctgcCCAAAGGCCTTTTGATGATGGAGATAGTGAAAAAGTTGTGCCTTCGCATAAAAG AAGCAGGGATCATGCAGTTGACTTTGAACCTTGCTCTAAGCTCGAGGACCTAAATTTGGATGTCAGAAAGAATTCCAAGTGTGTAGAGGATAGATATCTCACGGAGAACTTCTCCAAAAG GCAAGATATTGTACATATTCCAATTCATGAAGTTATATTTTCTACCACTGACAGGCCAAAGCTGCTTAGTCAG CTTTCGGCATTGCTTTCAGATATAGGACTTAACATTCGTGAAGCACATGTGTTCTCAACAACTGATGGCTACTCTTTGGATGTGTTTGTGGTTGATGGATGGCCTGTTGAG GATACAGATGGTTTATATAAAGCTATGGAAAAAGCAGTCGCTAGAAGCAAG GGGTCACTGTCTGGATCTTTGCATTCTCAGTCAGCTGTAGATGATGCATCTGCAGCACAAGAAAAATCTGGAGATTGGGAGATAGATAGAAGACTTTTGAAGATAGGAGAAAGAATTGCATCTGGATCTTGTGGAGATCT GTATCGTGGCATCTACCTTGGCCAAGATGTTGCTGTCAAGATTCTTAGATCTGAGCATTTGAATGATGCTCTGGAAGATGAGTTTGCTCAAGAAGTGGCAATTCTCCG AGAGGTCCAGCATAAAAATGTTGTTCGTTTTATTGGTGCCTGTACAAAATCTCCAAATTTGTGCATAGTGACAG AATATATGCCTGGGGGAAGCCTATATGATTATTTGCATAAGAATCATAATGTCTTGAAGCTCTCTCAGCTGCTGAAATTTGCTATTGATGTCTGCAAAGGGATGGAGTATTTGCATCAAAACCACATAATCCATCGGGACCTGAAGACAGCAAATTTGCTAATGGATACAGACAAt GTTGTTAAGGTGGCAGATTTTGGTGTCGCTCGGTTCCAGAACCAAGGAGGAGTAATGACAGCTGAGACTGGGACATATAGATGGATGGCACCTGAG GTCATAAACCATCAGCCATATGATCAGAAAGCAGATGTATTCAGTTTTGCTGTTGTACTGTGGGAGCTAGTGACAGCCAAG GTTCCATATGCTACCATGACTCCATTGCAAGCTGCCTTGGGAGTGAGACAG gGCTTGCGTCCAGATCTTCCTGAGGCTGCACATCCAAAACTCTTAGACTTGATGCAGAGATGCTGGGAAGCGGCTCCAGACAAGCGACCTTCCTTCTCTGAGATAACAGCTGAGTTTGAGACACTTTTTGAAGAAGTTAAGGTAGAATTTTGA
- the LOC18592583 gene encoding serine/threonine-protein kinase STY8 isoform X1, producing MDLTEGVGESSSPPRSFGSFNSYDVRNDVFNRLVETGHEEAISNPDFRDHLDSHFNRLPASYGLDVNMERVEDVLLHQKLLASAKDPDKRPVYHIRFLENLCTKADANDDQQFINSFSAQRPFDDGDSEKVVPSHKRSRDHAVDFEPCSKLEDLNLDVRKNSKCVEDRYLTENFSKRQDIVHIPIHEVIFSTTDRPKLLSQLSALLSDIGLNIREAHVFSTTDGYSLDVFVVDGWPVEDTDGLYKAMEKAVARSKGSLSGSLHSQSAVDDASAAQEKSGDWEIDRRLLKIGERIASGSCGDLYRGIYLGQDVAVKILRSEHLNDALEDEFAQEVAILREVQHKNVVRFIGACTKSPNLCIVTEYMPGGSLYDYLHKNHNVLKLSQLLKFAIDVCKGMEYLHQNHIIHRDLKTANLLMDTDNVVKVADFGVARFQNQGGVMTAETGTYRWMAPEVINHQPYDQKADVFSFAVVLWELVTAKVPYATMTPLQAALGVRQGLRPDLPEAAHPKLLDLMQRCWEAAPDKRPSFSEITAEFETLFEEVKETTEAVNGN from the exons ATGGATTTGACGGAAGGAGTCGGAGAGAGCTCGTCGCCGCCCAGAAGCTTCGGTAGCTTCAACAGCTACGATGTCAGAAACGACGTTTTCAATCGCTTAGTTGAAACCGGCCACGAAGAAGCCATTTCTAATCCTGACTTTCGTGACCATTTAGATTCTCACTTCAATCGCTTGCCTGCTag TTATGGACTTGATGTTAATATGGAGAGAGTGGAAGATGTTTTGTTGCATCAGAAACTACTTGCATCAGCGAAGGATCCGGACAAGCGGCCGGTTTATCATATCCGCTTCTTAGAG AACCTTTGCACCAAAGCAGATGCAAATGATGatcaacaatttataaattctttttctgcCCAAAGGCCTTTTGATGATGGAGATAGTGAAAAAGTTGTGCCTTCGCATAAAAG AAGCAGGGATCATGCAGTTGACTTTGAACCTTGCTCTAAGCTCGAGGACCTAAATTTGGATGTCAGAAAGAATTCCAAGTGTGTAGAGGATAGATATCTCACGGAGAACTTCTCCAAAAG GCAAGATATTGTACATATTCCAATTCATGAAGTTATATTTTCTACCACTGACAGGCCAAAGCTGCTTAGTCAG CTTTCGGCATTGCTTTCAGATATAGGACTTAACATTCGTGAAGCACATGTGTTCTCAACAACTGATGGCTACTCTTTGGATGTGTTTGTGGTTGATGGATGGCCTGTTGAG GATACAGATGGTTTATATAAAGCTATGGAAAAAGCAGTCGCTAGAAGCAAG GGGTCACTGTCTGGATCTTTGCATTCTCAGTCAGCTGTAGATGATGCATCTGCAGCACAAGAAAAATCTGGAGATTGGGAGATAGATAGAAGACTTTTGAAGATAGGAGAAAGAATTGCATCTGGATCTTGTGGAGATCT GTATCGTGGCATCTACCTTGGCCAAGATGTTGCTGTCAAGATTCTTAGATCTGAGCATTTGAATGATGCTCTGGAAGATGAGTTTGCTCAAGAAGTGGCAATTCTCCG AGAGGTCCAGCATAAAAATGTTGTTCGTTTTATTGGTGCCTGTACAAAATCTCCAAATTTGTGCATAGTGACAG AATATATGCCTGGGGGAAGCCTATATGATTATTTGCATAAGAATCATAATGTCTTGAAGCTCTCTCAGCTGCTGAAATTTGCTATTGATGTCTGCAAAGGGATGGAGTATTTGCATCAAAACCACATAATCCATCGGGACCTGAAGACAGCAAATTTGCTAATGGATACAGACAAt GTTGTTAAGGTGGCAGATTTTGGTGTCGCTCGGTTCCAGAACCAAGGAGGAGTAATGACAGCTGAGACTGGGACATATAGATGGATGGCACCTGAG GTCATAAACCATCAGCCATATGATCAGAAAGCAGATGTATTCAGTTTTGCTGTTGTACTGTGGGAGCTAGTGACAGCCAAG GTTCCATATGCTACCATGACTCCATTGCAAGCTGCCTTGGGAGTGAGACAG gGCTTGCGTCCAGATCTTCCTGAGGCTGCACATCCAAAACTCTTAGACTTGATGCAGAGATGCTGGGAAGCGGCTCCAGACAAGCGACCTTCCTTCTCTGAGATAACAGCTGAGTTTGAGACACTTTTTGAAGAAGTTAAG GAAACAACGGAA
- the LOC18592583 gene encoding serine/threonine-protein kinase STY46 isoform X3 has protein sequence MDLTEGVGESSSPPRSFGSFNSYDVRNDVFNRLVETGHEEAISNPDFRDHLDSHFNRLPASYGLDVNMERVEDVLLHQKLLASAKDPDKRPVYHIRFLENLCTKADANDDQQFINSFSAQRPFDDGDSEKVVPSHKRSRDHAVDFEPCSKLEDLNLDVRKNSKCVEDRYLTENFSKRQDIVHIPIHEVIFSTTDRPKLLSQLSALLSDIGLNIREAHVFSTTDGYSLDVFVVDGWPVEDTDGLYKAMEKAVARSKSAVDDASAAQEKSGDWEIDRRLLKIGERIASGSCGDLYRGIYLGQDVAVKILRSEHLNDALEDEFAQEVAILREVQHKNVVRFIGACTKSPNLCIVTEYMPGGSLYDYLHKNHNVLKLSQLLKFAIDVCKGMEYLHQNHIIHRDLKTANLLMDTDNVVKVADFGVARFQNQGGVMTAETGTYRWMAPEVINHQPYDQKADVFSFAVVLWELVTAKVPYATMTPLQAALGVRQGLRPDLPEAAHPKLLDLMQRCWEAAPDKRPSFSEITAEFETLFEEVKETTEAVNGN, from the exons ATGGATTTGACGGAAGGAGTCGGAGAGAGCTCGTCGCCGCCCAGAAGCTTCGGTAGCTTCAACAGCTACGATGTCAGAAACGACGTTTTCAATCGCTTAGTTGAAACCGGCCACGAAGAAGCCATTTCTAATCCTGACTTTCGTGACCATTTAGATTCTCACTTCAATCGCTTGCCTGCTag TTATGGACTTGATGTTAATATGGAGAGAGTGGAAGATGTTTTGTTGCATCAGAAACTACTTGCATCAGCGAAGGATCCGGACAAGCGGCCGGTTTATCATATCCGCTTCTTAGAG AACCTTTGCACCAAAGCAGATGCAAATGATGatcaacaatttataaattctttttctgcCCAAAGGCCTTTTGATGATGGAGATAGTGAAAAAGTTGTGCCTTCGCATAAAAG AAGCAGGGATCATGCAGTTGACTTTGAACCTTGCTCTAAGCTCGAGGACCTAAATTTGGATGTCAGAAAGAATTCCAAGTGTGTAGAGGATAGATATCTCACGGAGAACTTCTCCAAAAG GCAAGATATTGTACATATTCCAATTCATGAAGTTATATTTTCTACCACTGACAGGCCAAAGCTGCTTAGTCAG CTTTCGGCATTGCTTTCAGATATAGGACTTAACATTCGTGAAGCACATGTGTTCTCAACAACTGATGGCTACTCTTTGGATGTGTTTGTGGTTGATGGATGGCCTGTTGAG GATACAGATGGTTTATATAAAGCTATGGAAAAAGCAGTCGCTAGAAGCAAG TCAGCTGTAGATGATGCATCTGCAGCACAAGAAAAATCTGGAGATTGGGAGATAGATAGAAGACTTTTGAAGATAGGAGAAAGAATTGCATCTGGATCTTGTGGAGATCT GTATCGTGGCATCTACCTTGGCCAAGATGTTGCTGTCAAGATTCTTAGATCTGAGCATTTGAATGATGCTCTGGAAGATGAGTTTGCTCAAGAAGTGGCAATTCTCCG AGAGGTCCAGCATAAAAATGTTGTTCGTTTTATTGGTGCCTGTACAAAATCTCCAAATTTGTGCATAGTGACAG AATATATGCCTGGGGGAAGCCTATATGATTATTTGCATAAGAATCATAATGTCTTGAAGCTCTCTCAGCTGCTGAAATTTGCTATTGATGTCTGCAAAGGGATGGAGTATTTGCATCAAAACCACATAATCCATCGGGACCTGAAGACAGCAAATTTGCTAATGGATACAGACAAt GTTGTTAAGGTGGCAGATTTTGGTGTCGCTCGGTTCCAGAACCAAGGAGGAGTAATGACAGCTGAGACTGGGACATATAGATGGATGGCACCTGAG GTCATAAACCATCAGCCATATGATCAGAAAGCAGATGTATTCAGTTTTGCTGTTGTACTGTGGGAGCTAGTGACAGCCAAG GTTCCATATGCTACCATGACTCCATTGCAAGCTGCCTTGGGAGTGAGACAG gGCTTGCGTCCAGATCTTCCTGAGGCTGCACATCCAAAACTCTTAGACTTGATGCAGAGATGCTGGGAAGCGGCTCCAGACAAGCGACCTTCCTTCTCTGAGATAACAGCTGAGTTTGAGACACTTTTTGAAGAAGTTAAG GAAACAACGGAA